The Acidimicrobiales bacterium genome includes a window with the following:
- a CDS encoding CaiB/BaiF CoA-transferase family protein produces the protein MGALDGLRVVEAGLLVQGPQAAAMLHDWGAEVIKVELPGFGDQSRWLPVAQGDTRSAYFTACNRGKRSVTLDMRSPAGRDAFLRIADTADVVITNFKPGTMEAWGLGYEDVSARNPSVVYATGSSFGPVGPDATREGADLSGQAAGGIISTIGRADGDPSPIGATIADHIACQNMVGGILAALLARTRTGRGQRVDVSLLGGQIWAQASEYTAFLMTGSVAGPSNGGHPLIPGLYGIFKTADGWIAVVGIVGSVREEFYRLVGRPDLAEQFPQPLYSEQDKARLFPLLDEAFCERTTSEWCQRLAAAGMRHAPVRDHSQVVADPGVWENGYLVRAEGSQGESIVPGSPVRFSETPARAVAETPELGQHTEEVLLEVGYTWEQISELSDAGVT, from the coding sequence ATGGGCGCGCTCGACGGGCTTCGCGTCGTGGAAGCGGGACTCCTGGTGCAGGGTCCGCAGGCCGCCGCGATGCTGCACGACTGGGGTGCCGAGGTGATCAAGGTCGAGCTGCCCGGTTTCGGAGACCAGAGTCGCTGGCTGCCAGTGGCACAAGGAGACACGCGCTCGGCGTACTTCACCGCCTGCAACCGCGGGAAGCGCAGCGTAACGCTCGACATGCGATCCCCCGCGGGTAGGGACGCCTTCCTCCGGATTGCAGACACGGCCGATGTGGTCATCACCAACTTCAAGCCGGGAACGATGGAGGCCTGGGGGCTCGGCTACGAGGACGTGTCCGCCAGGAATCCCAGCGTGGTCTACGCCACGGGGTCGTCCTTTGGCCCTGTAGGACCCGACGCCACGCGGGAAGGAGCGGATCTCAGCGGTCAGGCAGCCGGCGGGATCATCAGCACGATCGGGCGCGCCGACGGCGACCCCTCGCCGATCGGGGCCACTATCGCCGACCACATCGCGTGCCAGAACATGGTTGGGGGCATACTCGCCGCGCTTCTCGCCCGCACCCGTACCGGCAGGGGTCAGCGGGTCGACGTCTCGCTCCTCGGTGGGCAGATATGGGCGCAGGCGAGCGAGTACACGGCCTTCCTGATGACCGGGTCTGTTGCCGGGCCGTCCAACGGCGGCCATCCCCTGATACCGGGGCTCTACGGCATCTTCAAGACGGCGGACGGCTGGATCGCGGTAGTCGGGATCGTCGGGTCCGTCCGAGAGGAGTTCTACCGGTTGGTCGGCCGGCCGGACCTGGCCGAGCAGTTCCCTCAGCCGCTCTACTCCGAGCAGGACAAGGCGAGGCTGTTCCCTCTCCTCGACGAAGCTTTCTGCGAGCGGACGACCTCAGAGTGGTGCCAACGCCTCGCTGCCGCGGGTATGCGTCACGCACCGGTGCGCGATCACTCGCAGGTGGTGGCCGACCCCGGCGTGTGGGAGAACGGCTATCTCGTGAGAGCGGAAGGCAGCCAGGGCGAGTCGATCGTTCCAGGGTCGCCGGTTCGCTTCAGCGAGACACCAGCGCGGGCGGTTGCCGAGACGCCCGAGCTCGGCCAGCACACCGAGGAAGTGCTCCTCGAGGTCGGCTACACCTGGGAGCAGATCAGCGAGCTCTCCGACGCCGGCGTGACCTGA
- a CDS encoding site-specific integrase yields MPARRHFGSVRRLPSGRYQASYWHLADRHLADQTFATKGEAYAWLSTVEANILKGGWIAPSAGKETVGVYATAWLEHRPNLRPRTRELYSYLLDHHVVPTFRDVNLADMTVARIRAWHDELDHEHNAIAPKAYRLLKTIFGSAVEDRRILANPCQIKGAAAEHAAERPVATIAEVEALADAVTPQYRTMVLLAAWCSLRFGELAALTRRRIDPIHGVVEVNETLTETANGLRQLGPPKTKAGQRTVTVPPHVLPEVTEHLAKYVGPGSDALVFPAPDGKGYLRRSNFTRRVWKPATKAVGIALHFHDLRHSGLTWTAATGATLAELMRRAGHASPRAALIYQHATEDRDRVLAAALSELHMQAEVIHIDERRSGTGR; encoded by the coding sequence ATGCCCGCCCGCCGCCACTTCGGCTCAGTACGCCGACTCCCCTCCGGCCGCTACCAAGCCAGCTACTGGCACCTCGCGGACCGCCACCTCGCCGACCAGACGTTCGCTACCAAGGGGGAGGCGTATGCCTGGCTGAGCACCGTGGAAGCCAACATCCTCAAGGGTGGCTGGATCGCGCCATCGGCGGGCAAAGAGACCGTCGGCGTTTACGCAACAGCGTGGCTAGAGCATCGCCCGAACCTTCGACCTCGCACGCGCGAGCTCTACTCGTACCTACTGGATCATCATGTGGTGCCGACGTTTCGTGATGTGAACCTGGCTGACATGACCGTCGCCCGGATCCGTGCGTGGCACGACGAGCTGGATCACGAGCACAACGCCATCGCCCCGAAGGCCTACCGGCTGCTCAAGACGATCTTCGGCTCGGCAGTCGAAGACCGCAGGATTCTCGCCAACCCGTGTCAGATCAAGGGCGCAGCTGCTGAACACGCGGCAGAGCGACCTGTCGCTACCATCGCCGAGGTCGAGGCTCTTGCCGACGCCGTTACCCCTCAGTACCGGACGATGGTGCTGCTGGCCGCTTGGTGCTCGCTGAGATTTGGGGAGCTGGCGGCGCTGACGCGTCGGCGGATCGACCCGATCCATGGCGTTGTCGAGGTGAACGAGACGCTCACCGAGACAGCTAACGGCCTGCGCCAACTCGGACCCCCGAAGACGAAGGCTGGCCAGCGGACAGTGACAGTCCCGCCGCACGTTCTCCCTGAGGTGACGGAGCACCTCGCCAAGTACGTCGGTCCGGGTTCGGACGCGCTCGTCTTCCCTGCACCGGATGGAAAGGGGTACCTCCGCCGAAGCAACTTCACCAGACGGGTCTGGAAGCCGGCTACGAAGGCGGTGGGTATCGCACTTCATTTCCACGACCTCCGGCACTCCGGTCTGACCTGGACGGCTGCCACCGGCGCCACGCTGGCAGAACTCATGCGCCGGGCCGGTCATGCCAGTCCGCGAGCTGCCCTCATCTACCAGCACGCCACGGAGGATCGTGACAGGGTTCTCGCCGCAGCGCTCTCGGAGCTCCACATGCAGGCGGAGGTCATCCATATCGACGAGCGCAGGTCCGGCACTGGCAGGTAA
- a CDS encoding helix-turn-helix domain-containing protein → MALEDLPEFLTVEEAAEVLRISRTSAYLLTQRWRYTRGQSGLPVQRLGRLLRVPRPQAIERMAVSPGDAA, encoded by the coding sequence ATGGCGCTTGAGGATCTGCCGGAGTTTCTGACTGTCGAGGAGGCGGCGGAGGTGTTGCGGATCAGTCGCACCTCGGCGTATTTGCTCACCCAGCGCTGGCGCTACACGCGTGGCCAGAGCGGGCTGCCGGTGCAACGACTTGGCCGGCTGTTGAGGGTGCCGCGTCCCCAGGCGATCGAGCGGATGGCTGTCTCTCCTGGGGACGCGGCGTGA
- the mobF gene encoding MobF family relaxase codes for MPIDHTALLLFIPSAFQPTADTSAPGVPGLGLAGDGERPMMGLAKIAPDGWAYYAKEIAAGVEDYFVGHGEETGRWIGRGTMAMGLSGEVDGEGLSRLFGQGLHPLTGAALGRPFGIDKNTVAGYALSFSPPKSVSVLWALAASEVSSQVREAHDAAVDSALEFLQDHAAFCRRGHGGATQEATAGYVGAVFVHRTSRAGDPQLHSHVLVANKVQAVSDGRWLSVDGRELYEVQKAAGMLYKAALRAELTTRLGVAWGEIDDNGGAEITGVPEDLIREFSKRRAQVEAAAGRLAGEKEATLGRSLTGDERAAVFQLAAYQSRAAKRRDGGETTAQLRERWRTEATAAGHAPEGWLGQGFGRRTVTGREAALSRLGLRPSMELVLVEAIDHLERSHSTWGRAQAVEVLSVILPVHKAGSAEEVREVVEAAAERLLAHPDVVRLTCPDRPDARHGGTRYSTWWTLQTEQAVLDVVEAGRTAGVAVAPTYRALSRTSLGDDQADAVRRVCAGGERVAVLVGPAGSGKSRTLDVARRAWEQTGVAVRGVAPSAVAAGVLKEQAGIASDTLAKFLSDVGSGRTRLQAGEVVVCDEASMVSTRDLARLVLLADASDAKIVLVGDHYQLGSVEAGGLFRLLATDAKTAELTGVRRFSDPWEAQATRRLRAGDTAVIGEYTQRDRVRSGDRDQAVDAAHQAWRDARDRGRSVVVMAADHDSVDQLAMRARAQRVAAGEVEPEGINVGNHTVGVGDEIVTTRNDRRLVTTTGAWVRNGDRWQITNRTREGSLQLSSLEGRGKVTLPGNYVQDHVALAYAVTVHQGQGITVDQGVLVIDRATSAEHLYVGMTRGRHHNLACVITEPPGDEHTRRNPPVPNEILAAALRRTSAEKSATETVREELDQPPRRPPDDPREAIIEGLRQAQQHSYHQTIRRQARPQANPFPNHNSAPTITIDGPLL; via the coding sequence TTGCCCATCGACCACACCGCGCTTCTCCTCTTCATCCCATCTGCCTTTCAGCCGACGGCAGACACCTCTGCACCGGGGGTGCCCGGGCTGGGCCTCGCCGGTGATGGTGAGCGCCCGATGATGGGCTTGGCGAAGATCGCCCCCGACGGCTGGGCGTATTACGCCAAGGAGATCGCCGCGGGTGTGGAGGACTATTTCGTCGGCCACGGCGAGGAGACAGGCCGTTGGATCGGCCGGGGCACGATGGCGATGGGCCTGTCAGGCGAGGTCGATGGCGAGGGGCTGTCCCGGTTGTTCGGCCAGGGCTTGCACCCTCTCACGGGGGCCGCGTTGGGCCGCCCTTTCGGTATCGACAAGAACACCGTCGCCGGGTACGCGCTGTCGTTCTCACCGCCGAAATCGGTGTCTGTGCTGTGGGCCCTGGCGGCTTCGGAGGTGTCATCGCAGGTCCGCGAGGCGCACGACGCGGCGGTGGATTCGGCGTTGGAGTTCCTCCAGGATCACGCTGCGTTCTGCCGGCGCGGGCACGGCGGGGCAACCCAAGAGGCCACCGCCGGCTATGTCGGGGCGGTGTTCGTGCACCGCACGTCTCGTGCCGGGGACCCGCAGTTGCACAGTCATGTCCTGGTCGCGAACAAGGTTCAAGCGGTCTCGGATGGGCGGTGGCTTTCGGTCGACGGGCGTGAGCTTTACGAGGTGCAGAAGGCTGCCGGGATGCTGTACAAAGCCGCTCTTCGAGCCGAGCTCACGACGCGTCTTGGGGTCGCCTGGGGCGAGATCGACGACAACGGCGGCGCCGAGATCACCGGTGTCCCCGAGGATCTGATCCGGGAGTTCTCGAAGCGCCGGGCCCAGGTCGAAGCGGCCGCGGGCCGCCTGGCCGGGGAGAAAGAAGCGACCCTGGGAAGGTCACTGACCGGCGACGAACGAGCGGCGGTGTTCCAGTTGGCCGCGTACCAATCCAGGGCCGCCAAGCGCAGAGACGGTGGGGAGACGACGGCTCAGTTGCGGGAGCGTTGGCGGACCGAAGCGACCGCCGCCGGGCACGCCCCGGAGGGTTGGTTGGGACAGGGTTTCGGTCGGCGTACGGTCACCGGACGCGAGGCCGCCCTGTCCCGCCTCGGCCTGCGACCCTCGATGGAACTCGTGTTGGTGGAGGCGATCGACCACCTCGAGCGGTCCCATTCGACGTGGGGGCGAGCCCAGGCCGTCGAGGTTTTGTCCGTCATACTCCCGGTGCACAAGGCCGGCAGTGCGGAGGAGGTCCGCGAGGTGGTCGAGGCGGCCGCGGAGCGGCTGTTGGCCCACCCTGACGTGGTGCGGTTGACTTGCCCGGACCGCCCTGATGCCCGCCACGGCGGGACCCGTTACAGCACCTGGTGGACCCTGCAAACCGAACAGGCCGTCCTCGATGTCGTAGAGGCCGGACGCACCGCCGGTGTCGCGGTCGCACCCACCTACCGGGCGCTGTCCCGAACCAGCCTGGGCGATGACCAAGCGGATGCGGTGCGGCGGGTCTGCGCCGGCGGGGAACGGGTCGCCGTGCTCGTCGGGCCGGCCGGGTCAGGCAAGTCGCGCACCCTCGATGTTGCCCGCCGAGCCTGGGAGCAGACCGGTGTCGCGGTCCGGGGCGTGGCCCCCTCCGCGGTCGCCGCGGGGGTGCTCAAAGAGCAGGCCGGGATCGCCTCCGACACTCTGGCCAAGTTCCTCTCGGACGTCGGCAGCGGGCGCACCAGGTTGCAGGCGGGTGAGGTCGTCGTGTGCGATGAGGCGTCGATGGTCTCCACCCGAGACCTCGCCCGCCTCGTGCTGCTCGCGGATGCCTCCGACGCCAAGATCGTCCTGGTTGGAGACCACTACCAGCTCGGCTCGGTCGAAGCCGGCGGCCTGTTCCGCCTGCTCGCCACCGATGCCAAGACAGCCGAGCTGACAGGGGTGCGCCGCTTCAGTGACCCCTGGGAAGCCCAAGCAACCCGGCGGCTGCGGGCCGGCGATACCGCTGTCATCGGCGAGTACACCCAGCGTGACCGGGTCCGCTCCGGTGACCGTGACCAAGCGGTCGATGCCGCACACCAGGCGTGGCGGGACGCTCGCGACCGGGGCCGGTCGGTCGTAGTGATGGCCGCCGATCATGACAGCGTCGACCAGCTCGCCATGCGAGCCAGAGCCCAACGCGTCGCCGCCGGAGAGGTCGAACCCGAAGGGATCAACGTCGGCAACCACACCGTCGGGGTCGGCGATGAGATCGTCACCACCAGAAACGACCGCCGCCTGGTCACGACAACTGGGGCGTGGGTCCGAAACGGTGACCGCTGGCAAATCACCAACAGAACCCGGGAGGGGTCTTTGCAGCTTTCCTCTCTAGAAGGGCGCGGCAAGGTCACCCTCCCGGGCAACTACGTCCAGGACCACGTCGCCCTCGCCTATGCCGTCACCGTCCACCAAGGGCAAGGAATCACCGTCGACCAAGGCGTGCTCGTCATCGACCGGGCCACCAGCGCGGAGCACCTCTACGTCGGCATGACCAGAGGCCGCCACCACAACCTCGCCTGCGTCATCACTGAACCCCCCGGCGACGAACACACCCGCCGAAACCCGCCCGTCCCCAACGAGATCCTCGCCGCCGCCCTACGGCGCACCAGCGCCGAGAAATCGGCCACCGAAACCGTCAGAGAAGAACTCGACCAGCCACCACGCCGGCCCCCGGACGACCCTCGGGAGGCGATCATCGAGGGCCTGCGACAAGCCCAACAACACAGCTACCACCAGACCATCCGCCGCCAGGCCCGACCCCAGGCGAACCCGTTCCCGAACCACAACTCGGCTCCCACCATCACCATCGACGGGCCCTTGCTATGA
- a CDS encoding trans-aconitate 2-methyltransferase, which produces MATTWDPEQYLRYGDERGRPFSDLLARVGHPHPKRVVDLGCGPGTTTEQLLARWPDAHILGVDNSEEMISHARALEVPGRLDFQPGDLRDWEPSGPVDVLLCCATLQWVPDHVELFPRLIGALSPTGVFAFQVPANFDQPSHTLLHELAASQRWSALLGGLVRPDPVLEPAGYLAALMDAGAAADVWSTTYLHVLHGPDAVLEWVRGTALRPYLSALDAAGGGATEEFLAAYSASLRAAYPQDGHGRTTFPFRRIFAVAAPLREETAGAP; this is translated from the coding sequence ATGGCCACGACATGGGATCCCGAGCAGTACCTGCGCTACGGGGACGAGCGGGGCCGCCCCTTCAGCGACCTCCTCGCCCGGGTCGGCCACCCGCACCCGAAGCGCGTCGTCGACCTCGGCTGCGGCCCTGGCACCACCACCGAGCAGCTGCTCGCGCGCTGGCCGGACGCGCACATCCTCGGTGTCGACAACTCGGAGGAGATGATCTCGCACGCCCGGGCGCTGGAGGTACCAGGCCGGCTCGATTTCCAGCCCGGCGACCTGCGCGACTGGGAGCCCTCGGGGCCGGTCGACGTGCTCCTGTGCTGCGCGACCCTCCAGTGGGTGCCCGATCACGTCGAGTTGTTCCCGCGCCTGATCGGCGCCTTGTCGCCCACGGGCGTGTTCGCGTTCCAGGTGCCCGCGAATTTCGATCAACCGAGCCACACGCTGCTCCACGAACTGGCCGCGTCGCAGCGGTGGTCGGCCTTGCTCGGCGGCCTGGTTCGTCCCGATCCGGTCCTCGAGCCGGCCGGGTACCTCGCCGCGCTCATGGACGCCGGCGCGGCCGCCGACGTGTGGTCGACCACATACCTGCACGTTCTGCACGGGCCCGACGCGGTGCTCGAATGGGTGCGCGGGACAGCGCTGAGGCCCTATCTAAGTGCCCTGGACGCTGCCGGCGGCGGCGCGACCGAGGAGTTCCTCGCCGCGTACTCGGCCTCGCTGCGGGCGGCGTACCCCCAGGACGGTCACGGGCGGACGACATTCCCGTTCCGCCGGATTTTCGCCGTCGCCGCGCCCCTGCGCGAGGAGACCGCCGGCGCGCCCTGA
- a CDS encoding MauE/DoxX family redox-associated membrane protein: MSVPAVTAPFLASTVLLGLAGAAKAMNPDYTARALHVAGIKAGRWAVRAGAAAEIAVAVAALAVPNPITGALVGASYLAFAIFVGIALRKGWPLSTCGCFGRRDSVPSRSHLALDIGAVLSAAIWVCGRPRGLSSALSGQPWTGWALLIISALVALMAYIVWTNPLAEARRQ, translated from the coding sequence TTGAGCGTTCCCGCGGTCACCGCGCCATTTCTTGCGTCAACCGTCCTGCTCGGGCTGGCCGGCGCCGCGAAGGCGATGAATCCTGACTACACAGCGAGGGCGCTGCATGTGGCGGGAATCAAGGCCGGGCGATGGGCGGTGCGGGCGGGTGCCGCCGCAGAGATCGCGGTTGCGGTCGCGGCGCTCGCCGTACCGAATCCGATCACCGGCGCCCTCGTCGGAGCCTCCTACCTGGCTTTCGCGATCTTTGTCGGGATCGCCCTGCGCAAGGGGTGGCCGCTGTCGACGTGCGGATGCTTCGGCCGCCGAGACTCGGTCCCGAGCCGTTCCCATCTGGCACTCGACATCGGTGCGGTGCTCAGCGCAGCGATCTGGGTTTGTGGGCGGCCGCGTGGCCTGTCCAGCGCACTGTCCGGGCAACCGTGGACAGGCTGGGCGCTCCTGATCATCAGCGCGCTGGTCGCTCTGATGGCCTACATCGTCTGGACCAACCCACTGGCGGAGGCGCGACGGCAATGA
- a CDS encoding EthD family reductase — translation MIKLIVLYGTPTDPAAFDEYYKSTHIPLAEKIPGVRRIEVAKMASLDGSTPQFHLQAELYFDDQAALMSALGTPEGAAAGADVANFATGGATMLVGDVMEEAGL, via the coding sequence ATGATCAAGCTGATCGTCCTGTACGGGACGCCCACGGACCCCGCAGCCTTCGACGAGTACTACAAGAGCACCCACATTCCCCTCGCCGAGAAGATCCCGGGGGTCCGCCGCATCGAGGTCGCGAAGATGGCCTCGCTCGACGGCTCCACGCCCCAATTCCACCTTCAGGCCGAGCTGTACTTCGACGATCAGGCTGCGCTCATGTCCGCCCTCGGTACCCCGGAGGGGGCGGCCGCCGGCGCCGACGTCGCCAACTTCGCCACGGGTGGTGCGACCATGCTCGTCGGCGATGTCATGGAAGAGGCCGGTCTCTAA
- a CDS encoding VOC family protein — translation MQPLGVHHVSINVEDVDKALMFYTEVLGLTVRDDRPDFGFPGAWLDAGGQQVHLIGAPAPPAKGQHFAVRVDDLPAVVEELRGRGVQISDAMAVGRSLQAFLSDPSGNQVELHQIGGAGPAGV, via the coding sequence ATGCAGCCGCTCGGCGTCCACCACGTGTCGATCAACGTCGAGGATGTGGACAAAGCGCTCATGTTCTACACGGAGGTGCTGGGCCTGACGGTGCGGGACGACCGCCCGGACTTCGGCTTCCCCGGCGCCTGGCTGGACGCCGGTGGGCAGCAGGTCCACTTGATCGGTGCACCGGCGCCGCCCGCGAAGGGGCAGCATTTCGCGGTCCGCGTCGACGACCTGCCTGCGGTTGTCGAGGAGCTGCGCGGTCGGGGCGTGCAGATCAGCGACGCCATGGCGGTCGGCCGGAGCCTCCAGGCGTTTCTGAGCGATCCGTCGGGCAACCAGGTGGAGCTGCACCAGATCGGCGGCGCGGGCCCCGCCGGCGTCTAG
- a CDS encoding alpha/beta hydrolase gives MPAKKIRGALLLGAAAAAGAAAVGLAVHRTVETMKSRTDPEIDPLLDLPADVSHRYIPAQDGGSLHVIERGSGRPLLLIHGVTLQAGVWSPQFHLMADRYRVLAMDVRGHGKSVAGSDGFGRTVAARDVATVLDHLDLRDVIIVGHSMGGMITMEFAGDFPDELGDRVAGLVFMDTAAHQILPRAVLPVAKLLGRQVHTRFSAGKAVPERSFGDDDVSWLMTRVAFGRNPSAKAIAQVRGYLEDVPQSTSLPSWVDLLDHDARDALRATKTPSLVLVGSRDLLTPVYAAKRIASFLPDARFEVLEGAGHQLMQERPYEVARLLDEFASQTSAG, from the coding sequence ATGCCAGCCAAGAAGATCAGGGGTGCCCTGCTCCTGGGCGCCGCGGCGGCCGCCGGCGCCGCGGCCGTTGGCCTAGCTGTGCACCGCACGGTGGAGACGATGAAGTCGAGAACCGACCCGGAGATCGACCCGCTCCTGGATCTCCCGGCCGACGTGAGCCATCGCTACATCCCGGCTCAGGACGGTGGCTCGCTCCACGTCATTGAGAGAGGGAGCGGCAGGCCTCTCCTTCTCATCCACGGCGTGACCCTCCAGGCGGGAGTGTGGAGTCCCCAGTTCCACTTGATGGCAGACCGGTACCGGGTGCTCGCCATGGATGTGCGCGGGCACGGGAAGTCCGTCGCCGGGAGCGATGGGTTCGGCCGCACGGTGGCCGCTCGGGACGTGGCCACGGTGCTCGACCACCTAGACCTGCGGGACGTGATCATCGTCGGTCATTCAATGGGCGGGATGATCACGATGGAGTTCGCCGGCGATTTCCCCGACGAGCTCGGAGATCGCGTCGCGGGTCTGGTGTTCATGGACACCGCCGCGCATCAGATCCTCCCCAGGGCGGTGCTCCCAGTCGCCAAGCTCCTCGGCAGGCAGGTGCACACCCGTTTCAGCGCGGGCAAGGCTGTTCCCGAACGCAGCTTCGGAGACGACGACGTGTCCTGGCTGATGACCCGGGTGGCGTTCGGCCGTAATCCCTCTGCGAAGGCAATCGCGCAGGTCCGCGGGTATCTGGAGGACGTTCCGCAGTCCACATCGCTCCCCTCGTGGGTCGACCTCCTCGACCACGACGCCCGGGACGCCTTGAGGGCGACGAAGACCCCGTCGTTGGTCCTGGTGGGGTCGCGCGATCTGCTGACACCGGTGTATGCAGCCAAGCGGATCGCATCTTTCCTTCCTGACGCCCGCTTCGAGGTTCTCGAAGGTGCCGGTCACCAGCTCATGCAGGAGCGACCATACGAAGTGGCTCGGCTTCTCGACGAGTTCGCGTCACAGACATCCGCCGGCTGA
- a CDS encoding PIG-L deacetylase family protein, producing the protein MPAGPSREVLPAASAVLAVCAHPDDETFGLGAVMDHFATRGTELSLLCFTHGEASTLGLSAEALGEIRRQELTEAAAALGIRRVRLLDHPDGALAETPLDQLASEVHQMAREVAAELLLVFDDDGVTGHPDHRRATQAALVGAPDLPVLAWSLARQVAETLNAEHGTTFAGRDTHEVDLTLTVDRDAQSRAIACHTSQSSDNPVLWHRLELLGDRETLRWLRRH; encoded by the coding sequence ATGCCAGCCGGGCCAAGCCGCGAAGTCCTGCCCGCCGCGTCGGCGGTACTGGCGGTTTGCGCACATCCCGACGACGAGACCTTCGGCTTGGGTGCCGTCATGGATCACTTCGCCACCCGGGGAACCGAGCTCTCTCTGTTGTGCTTCACCCACGGAGAAGCATCCACCCTCGGCCTCTCCGCGGAGGCGTTGGGCGAGATCCGCCGCCAAGAGCTCACCGAAGCCGCGGCGGCCCTGGGTATCCGGCGCGTGAGACTCCTCGATCACCCCGACGGAGCTCTGGCGGAAACACCCCTCGATCAACTCGCCAGCGAGGTCCACCAGATGGCCCGAGAAGTCGCGGCCGAGCTGTTGCTGGTCTTCGACGACGACGGCGTGACCGGCCACCCTGATCACCGCCGGGCCACCCAGGCCGCTCTCGTCGGTGCCCCCGACCTGCCGGTCCTGGCGTGGAGCCTGGCCCGCCAGGTCGCCGAGACCCTCAATGCCGAGCACGGCACCACCTTCGCCGGCAGAGACACACACGAGGTCGACCTGACCCTGACAGTTGATCGTGACGCGCAGAGCCGCGCTATCGCCTGCCATACCAGCCAGAGCAGCGACAACCCGGTGCTGTGGCACCGCCTCGAACTGCTCGGAGACCGCGAAACGCTTCGATGGCTGCGCAGACACTGA
- a CDS encoding metal-sensitive transcriptional regulator — protein sequence MQLPDEVTEEVRKRLRRVAGQVQGVERMLEEGRDCKEVVAQISAATKALEQAGFRLVAAGMLYCLEKPEQAEAEGYGVDSVQKMFMRLA from the coding sequence GTGCAGCTTCCTGACGAGGTAACCGAAGAAGTCCGAAAGCGTCTGCGGCGAGTAGCCGGCCAGGTCCAAGGCGTTGAGCGGATGCTCGAAGAAGGCCGCGACTGTAAAGAGGTTGTCGCCCAGATCTCGGCTGCTACCAAAGCCCTCGAACAGGCCGGCTTCCGACTGGTGGCCGCCGGGATGCTCTACTGCCTGGAGAAACCCGAACAAGCCGAGGCCGAGGGCTACGGCGTTGACTCGGTGCAAAAGATGTTCATGCGCCTGGCCTGA
- the trxA gene encoding thioredoxin has protein sequence MGLYVLPATAGGNEEIAVATVALTKDNFEDTINSNEVVLVDFWASWCGPCRVFSPIFEAASERHSDVVFAKVDTEAEFELAAGFQIMSIPTLMAFRDQILIYSQPGALPASALEELITKIKDLDMDEVRHDVEEHARAAS, from the coding sequence ATGGGGTTATACGTACTGCCGGCGACCGCCGGCGGAAACGAGGAGATAGCTGTGGCCACAGTGGCGCTGACCAAGGACAACTTCGAGGACACGATCAACTCGAACGAGGTGGTATTGGTGGACTTCTGGGCCAGCTGGTGCGGCCCATGCCGGGTATTCTCCCCGATCTTCGAGGCGGCCTCTGAGCGCCATAGTGATGTGGTGTTCGCCAAGGTGGACACCGAGGCCGAGTTCGAGTTGGCCGCTGGGTTCCAGATCATGTCCATCCCGACCCTGATGGCTTTCAGAGACCAGATCCTGATCTACTCCCAGCCCGGGGCGCTGCCGGCGTCCGCGTTGGAGGAGTTGATCACCAAGATCAAAGATCTCGACATGGACGAGGTTCGCCACGACGTGGAGGAACACGCCCGTGCAGCTTCCTGA
- a CDS encoding OsmC family protein: protein MSAVEDPTASTFEVRLDQQDLYRFGVDFGLADTEPLVVDEPPPLGEAAGPNASRLLAAAVGHCLSASALYCLNRARIPVSGVHTTVTGRTERNERGRLRVAGLAVTIDLDVAEADRPRMGRCLELFEDFCVVTASVRGGIPVEVNVAGSAHPVARTQIPST, encoded by the coding sequence GTGTCCGCCGTGGAAGATCCCACCGCCTCGACCTTCGAAGTTCGTCTTGATCAGCAGGACCTCTACCGTTTCGGTGTGGACTTTGGTCTGGCCGACACCGAGCCGTTGGTCGTCGACGAGCCACCGCCCCTGGGCGAAGCGGCGGGACCGAACGCCTCCCGCCTGCTTGCTGCCGCCGTCGGCCACTGCCTGAGCGCCAGCGCCCTTTACTGCTTGAACCGGGCCCGGATCCCGGTGTCGGGAGTGCATACCACCGTTACCGGCCGCACCGAGCGCAACGAGCGGGGCCGGCTGCGGGTCGCAGGGTTGGCGGTGACCATCGATCTCGACGTCGCTGAGGCCGACCGGCCGCGCATGGGCCGCTGCCTCGAGCTGTTCGAAGACTTCTGTGTCGTGACGGCCAGCGTGAGGGGCGGAATACCCGTCGAGGTGAACGTTGCCGGCAGCGCCCATCCCGTTGCCCGCACCCAGATACCGTCAACCTGA